A window of the Desulfopila inferna genome harbors these coding sequences:
- a CDS encoding GntR family transcriptional regulator: protein MEPIRGNSEDTVYQKIKNAIRKRYIRQGSQLVEGSLAQKLGVSRTPVRSAIKRLEAEGLVNSIPNRGAFVITPTLQEIEETFLVRGHLEQMAVRLTALTITAEQVAILNELIDEEEKVFNLHNLDEYYIVNDTFHQKIAEFSENSVLTSYIEELLDRTRIFLILFDPFSKLSISPSLEDHKAIISALAQHDADLAADAVAAHIRSSVNDLETVDLVPEDYLSI from the coding sequence ATGGAACCAATTCGAGGAAATTCTGAAGACACAGTCTATCAAAAGATTAAAAATGCTATCCGAAAACGCTACATCAGACAGGGTAGTCAGCTCGTCGAGGGAAGCCTTGCTCAAAAGCTGGGAGTCAGCAGAACCCCGGTGCGCAGCGCCATAAAAAGGCTGGAAGCGGAAGGGTTGGTGAACAGCATTCCCAACAGAGGCGCATTTGTCATTACCCCTACTCTTCAGGAGATTGAAGAAACTTTTCTGGTTCGTGGTCATCTTGAGCAAATGGCCGTAAGGCTCACCGCACTGACTATCACAGCAGAACAGGTGGCCATTCTCAACGAGCTGATTGACGAAGAAGAAAAAGTTTTTAATCTACATAATTTAGATGAATATTATATCGTTAACGATACCTTTCATCAAAAAATTGCTGAATTCTCCGAAAACAGCGTACTTACCTCCTATATTGAGGAACTTCTCGACAGAACGAGGATATTTTTGATCCTTTTTGACCCCTTCAGTAAGTTATCCATAAGTCCCTCTCTGGAAGATCACAAAGCGATTATTAGTGCTCTTGCACAGCACGATGCAGATCTGGCGGCAGATGCTGTTGCAGCGCATATTCGCAGCTCGGTGAATGACCTGGAGACCGTGGATCTGGTGCCTGAGGATTATTTAAGTATTTAA
- a CDS encoding proline dehydrogenase family protein, which yields MFNKLISQILPYVPEKVVWVFSKQYIAGETIEEAVQAAKNLNAEGIMTTIDVLGEFIKNLDEAEANKHEYLEVIEAAEKANVDGNYSLKPTSFGLLIDKDTAYRHIREIVEKAASYNNFIRIDMEDSPCTDLEIELFRKLKEEFPKNVGLVLQAYLKRTHQDIENLKDLNSEDAPLNFRLCKGIYVEPASIAYKKYEEVNKHFLEDIELMFQEKMYPAIATHDKPIIEGAYKLLEKYKVPKDKYEFQMLYGVTPALRKSILEQGHRMRVYVPFGKKWFGYSTRRLKENPEMASVIIKALFYKG from the coding sequence ATGTTTAATAAACTTATATCTCAAATTTTGCCGTATGTACCCGAGAAAGTGGTGTGGGTCTTCTCAAAACAGTATATAGCCGGTGAAACTATCGAGGAAGCAGTGCAGGCTGCCAAAAATCTCAATGCTGAAGGCATCATGACCACGATCGATGTGCTTGGCGAGTTTATTAAAAACCTCGATGAAGCTGAAGCCAATAAGCACGAGTATCTTGAGGTAATTGAAGCTGCCGAAAAGGCAAATGTTGACGGCAACTATAGTCTAAAACCTACCTCTTTCGGCCTGCTGATCGATAAGGATACGGCATATAGACATATCCGGGAAATTGTAGAAAAGGCAGCCTCCTACAATAATTTTATACGTATTGACATGGAGGATTCACCTTGTACCGATTTGGAGATTGAGCTTTTCCGGAAATTGAAGGAAGAGTTCCCCAAAAATGTCGGGTTGGTTTTGCAAGCCTATCTGAAGCGAACACATCAGGATATTGAGAACCTCAAAGACCTCAATAGTGAAGATGCTCCACTCAATTTTCGACTGTGTAAGGGAATATATGTAGAACCGGCCTCAATTGCCTATAAAAAATATGAAGAGGTCAATAAACATTTTCTGGAAGATATCGAATTGATGTTTCAGGAGAAAATGTATCCGGCAATAGCGACCCATGATAAACCCATTATCGAAGGGGCCTATAAACTTCTCGAGAAATATAAAGTACCCAAGGACAAATACGAATTTCAGATGCTTTACGGCGTTACCCCCGCACTTCGTAAATCGATATTAGAACAGGGACACAGAATGCGCGTCTATGTCCCGTTTGGCAAAAAGTGGTTCGGCTATTCCACTCGGAGACTGAAAGAGAATCCGGAAATGGCCAGTGTGATAATAAAAGCCCTTTTTTATAAAGGCTAA
- a CDS encoding aldehyde ferredoxin oxidoreductase C-terminal domain-containing protein, translating into MFSTLRINTATREVKKETHSSKEYLLGGRTLSSRLVSREVPADCEPLGRKNSLFFCNGAMSGTTVSSSDRISIGGKSPLTGGIKESNAGGIVGTRMAQQGLRCITLEDAPPRNASWQVVVIGKDNVEFINGEFLAGKGVYEKSELLSEKFSPKAGCITIGPAAEKLLLTSGIACSDPHGVCSRYAGRGGLGAVMASKKVIAIVIKNDGEVKPEYVDPDGFKEGSKKIIKLLRENPVSSQFTKYGTAAMVDICQALKVLPTRNFTHGVMEGAEKINAQTMYDTIKERGGEGLTQHACMHPCAIQCSNVYPDKDGKLLCSPVEYETMALMGSNLCLKNLDTIATMNRIANDAGVDTLDCGAAIGVAMEAGLAEFGDNEAAVQMMEEIRNLTPLGRILASGCKVAAQVLGVRHAPHVLGQGVPAYEPRGSKGMAMTYLSSPMGADHTFGFTLRDEEDPTSKEGKVALSKKFQVIGSRMDAMGMCNFVRYSVRDDMTPLLDLIKARFGVVISDKEFDDMVKETLKLEHQFNSDAGIPAHAHRFTESFYEESQPETGEKVDITDEETAQAMQW; encoded by the coding sequence ATGTTTTCCACATTGAGAATTAATACCGCAACCCGTGAAGTAAAAAAAGAGACCCATTCTTCCAAGGAATATCTTCTTGGTGGAAGAACTTTGTCATCCCGCCTCGTCAGCCGTGAAGTACCGGCTGACTGTGAACCACTTGGCAGAAAGAATTCTCTCTTCTTCTGCAACGGTGCCATGAGCGGCACCACGGTATCGAGCTCGGACCGCATCAGTATCGGAGGCAAAAGCCCCTTGACCGGCGGTATCAAGGAAAGCAACGCCGGAGGGATAGTGGGTACCCGCATGGCGCAGCAGGGTTTGCGCTGTATAACCCTGGAGGATGCGCCACCTCGGAACGCCTCCTGGCAGGTGGTCGTCATTGGCAAAGATAATGTTGAGTTCATTAATGGTGAATTCCTGGCGGGAAAAGGAGTCTACGAGAAATCGGAGCTGTTGAGTGAAAAATTCAGCCCCAAAGCCGGCTGCATCACTATCGGCCCTGCTGCCGAAAAGCTTTTGCTCACCTCGGGTATAGCCTGCTCGGATCCGCACGGCGTTTGTTCCCGTTATGCGGGAAGGGGCGGACTGGGAGCAGTAATGGCTTCAAAGAAGGTTATCGCCATTGTGATTAAAAACGACGGTGAGGTCAAACCTGAATATGTCGATCCCGATGGGTTCAAGGAAGGATCAAAGAAGATCATCAAGCTGCTGCGTGAAAACCCGGTATCTTCTCAATTTACAAAATACGGCACCGCTGCAATGGTTGATATCTGTCAGGCGCTGAAAGTTTTACCTACCCGGAACTTCACTCATGGTGTTATGGAAGGGGCGGAAAAAATCAATGCCCAGACCATGTACGATACCATAAAGGAAAGAGGGGGAGAAGGCCTTACCCAGCATGCCTGTATGCATCCCTGTGCCATCCAATGCTCAAATGTCTATCCCGATAAGGACGGCAAACTGCTCTGCTCGCCGGTGGAATATGAAACTATGGCGTTGATGGGTTCCAATCTTTGTCTGAAGAACCTCGATACCATTGCCACAATGAACCGTATTGCCAATGATGCCGGGGTCGATACCCTCGACTGTGGTGCTGCCATAGGTGTGGCCATGGAAGCGGGACTCGCTGAGTTTGGAGACAATGAAGCCGCTGTGCAGATGATGGAGGAGATACGAAATCTGACTCCGCTTGGCCGCATACTGGCTTCTGGATGTAAGGTGGCGGCTCAGGTGCTTGGTGTCCGACATGCTCCGCATGTCCTCGGCCAGGGTGTTCCCGCCTATGAACCAAGGGGATCGAAAGGCATGGCCATGACCTATCTTTCATCACCCATGGGTGCCGATCATACCTTTGGCTTTACTCTCCGCGATGAGGAAGATCCAACCAGCAAAGAAGGAAAAGTCGCGTTGTCCAAAAAATTCCAGGTAATAGGCTCGCGCATGGATGCCATGGGGATGTGCAACTTTGTTCGTTATTCCGTCCGCGACGATATGACTCCATTGCTGGATCTGATTAAGGCCAGATTTGGGGTCGTCATCAGCGACAAGGAATTTGATGATATGGTGAAAGAAACACTGAAGCTGGAGCATCAGTTTAATAGCGATGCGGGAATACCTGCTCATGCTCATCGATTCACCGAATCCTTCTATGAGGAATCTCAACCGGAAACCGGTGAAAAGGTAGATATTACCGATGAGGAGACTGCCCAGGCTATGCAATGGTAA
- a CDS encoding MoaD/ThiS family protein: MVTVIFKLSAAGVVELKLTQPQSLETVLQKCAETAKIELGGFIAIRNGKVITAETLVTENDTIDVFPALSGG, encoded by the coding sequence ATGGTAACAGTGATTTTTAAGCTCAGCGCGGCCGGTGTGGTCGAGTTGAAGCTGACGCAGCCGCAATCGCTGGAAACCGTTTTGCAAAAATGTGCTGAAACCGCCAAAATCGAGCTTGGCGGTTTCATCGCAATACGGAACGGCAAAGTTATCACGGCGGAAACGCTGGTCACCGAAAATGATACCATAGATGTCTTTCCCGCTCTTTCGGGAGGGTAG
- the pruA gene encoding L-glutamate gamma-semialdehyde dehydrogenase encodes MNLLNNALIQIPEPGNEPVYDYSPGSSERIILEAALAEAAAQTIEIPLIIGGKEITTGDLGRVVMPHDHKHLLANFHKAGTEEVRMAIDTAVSTQAEWQSLRWEERCAIFLKAADLLSQKYRFLINAGSMLSTSKNVLQAEIDAACELIDFLRFNVYFAQQIYREQPKSSPGIWNYMQYRPLEGFVFAVTPFNFTAIAGNLPTAPAIMGNCVVWKPASSCVYTPYLFMKILEEAGLPDGVINFIPGSGAKVGEICLADPHLAGIHFTGSTAVFQKMWKTVGENIEKYESYPRIVGETGGKDFVFVHSSADVEQVVTALIRGAFEYQGQKCSAASRAYIPKSLWPEVRKGLERGYEKITMGPPTDFTHLVNAVIDRSAFTSITKYIDHAKNQPDAEVIIGGGYDDSVGYFIEPTIILAQDPRFKTMVEEIFGPVLTVYVYEDATYEETLELCDESTPYALTGAIFARRREAVSLALKKLENTAGNFYINDKPTGSVVGQQPFGGGRASGTNDKAGSFTNLLRWVSPRTIKETFVAPTDFSYPFMKTK; translated from the coding sequence ATGAATCTACTGAACAACGCACTCATTCAAATACCGGAACCAGGCAATGAACCGGTCTATGACTATTCACCCGGAAGTAGTGAGCGGATAATACTTGAGGCGGCGCTTGCTGAGGCTGCTGCCCAGACCATCGAGATTCCGCTGATTATCGGGGGAAAAGAAATCACCACCGGAGACCTGGGAAGGGTGGTCATGCCTCATGATCACAAGCACCTGCTGGCAAATTTTCATAAGGCCGGTACCGAGGAGGTACGGATGGCTATCGATACGGCGGTATCGACTCAGGCGGAGTGGCAGTCATTGCGCTGGGAAGAGCGCTGTGCGATTTTCCTCAAAGCCGCCGATCTTCTCTCTCAGAAGTACAGATTCCTTATCAATGCCGGATCAATGCTCTCAACTTCAAAGAATGTACTGCAGGCGGAAATTGATGCGGCTTGCGAACTTATCGATTTTCTGCGTTTTAACGTGTATTTCGCTCAACAGATTTACAGGGAGCAACCTAAATCCTCACCGGGAATCTGGAATTATATGCAGTACAGGCCTCTTGAAGGCTTCGTTTTTGCGGTCACTCCTTTCAACTTTACCGCAATAGCCGGAAACTTGCCGACGGCACCCGCCATAATGGGAAATTGCGTGGTCTGGAAACCTGCCTCCTCCTGTGTCTATACTCCTTATCTTTTTATGAAAATTCTTGAAGAAGCCGGTTTGCCCGATGGAGTGATCAACTTTATCCCCGGTTCGGGAGCCAAGGTGGGGGAGATATGCCTGGCTGATCCTCATCTGGCGGGAATTCACTTCACGGGATCCACCGCAGTCTTTCAGAAGATGTGGAAAACAGTGGGAGAGAATATTGAAAAATACGAATCATATCCGCGCATAGTCGGTGAGACAGGGGGCAAGGATTTCGTTTTTGTCCACAGCAGCGCCGATGTGGAACAGGTTGTCACTGCCCTGATCCGCGGAGCCTTCGAGTACCAGGGGCAGAAATGCTCTGCGGCCAGCCGCGCCTATATCCCGAAAAGTTTATGGCCTGAAGTAAGGAAAGGACTTGAGCGTGGATATGAGAAAATAACCATGGGTCCACCGACGGATTTCACACATCTGGTCAATGCCGTCATTGATCGCTCTGCCTTTACTTCAATAACCAAATATATAGATCACGCCAAAAATCAGCCTGATGCCGAAGTGATCATCGGTGGCGGTTATGATGACAGTGTCGGCTACTTTATCGAGCCGACGATCATTCTCGCTCAAGATCCGAGATTCAAGACCATGGTAGAGGAAATTTTCGGCCCGGTGCTGACAGTGTATGTTTATGAGGATGCCACATATGAAGAGACGCTTGAACTATGCGATGAGTCAACCCCATATGCACTCACCGGTGCCATATTTGCAAGAAGGAGGGAGGCCGTTAGCCTTGCCTTGAAAAAGCTCGAGAATACCGCCGGCAATTTTTATATTAATGACAAGCCAACGGGTTCAGTGGTTGGCCAACAGCCTTTCGGCGGCGGTCGGGCTTCAGGAACCAATGACAAGGCGGGCTCTTTTACCAATCTGCTTCGCTGGGTTTCTCCAAGGACCATAAAAGAAACCTTTGTGGCTCCCACGGATTTTTCCTATCCGTTCATGAAGACTAAGTAG
- the uvrC gene encoding excinuclease ABC subunit UvrC codes for MFSQDLISSIPHSPGVYLMLDSKSAVLYVGKAKDLVKRLSSYSRFNGGSHSKTSIMLAQVDRVDTIITRTEKEALILEASLIKKHAPKYNIILRDDKNYPLIKVTVQEKWPRVTMARRRQKDGARYFGPYSSSSAMWATLRLISKLFPLRRCKGGKLQTRKRPCLNYQMGQCLAPCSGHADQKSYMDNVARIIMILEGKNKDLLATLERQMKQYSAAFDFERAAKKRDQISALSRTLEKQVVSAGHIWDQDVFGFVREDAAVAIAVLIIRGGLISGSRSYFLADPFGDDQAIVSQVLNQFYFHGDNIPKEIILPFEVADMELLAERFTELRQAKTSIIIPQRGDRTHLLGMAQTNAAQLFEEKEKKAQSWKSLSTSLIKKLKLDTVPEYIECLDISNLSGKEAVGSLVCFYQGGPAKERYRHYKIRTVEGPDDYAMMAEVLHRRFSRAMEEDNFPHLFMVDGGKGQLGMALRIARELGIEHRLDWLGIAKEKESEGEKLYKPGRKNPILLAPHDPVLLHLMRIRDESHRFGITFHRKLRNKSTLASELDDIPGIGPARKKQLLKTMGSLKKIKHASLEELGTVPGVGKELAEEIFQFFRQ; via the coding sequence ATGTTTTCTCAAGATCTTATCAGCTCCATACCGCATTCCCCAGGCGTCTACCTGATGCTCGATTCCAAGTCCGCGGTGCTCTATGTAGGCAAGGCCAAGGACCTGGTCAAAAGGCTTTCCTCCTACAGCCGTTTCAATGGCGGCAGCCACAGCAAAACCTCCATTATGCTCGCCCAGGTAGACAGGGTCGATACCATCATTACCCGTACCGAAAAAGAGGCCCTTATCCTCGAAGCCTCTCTGATCAAAAAACATGCGCCGAAATACAATATTATCCTTCGCGACGATAAAAATTATCCGCTGATTAAAGTCACAGTCCAGGAAAAGTGGCCACGGGTGACGATGGCGCGGCGAAGACAAAAGGACGGAGCGCGTTATTTCGGTCCGTATTCCTCTTCATCGGCCATGTGGGCAACACTGCGACTCATATCGAAACTGTTTCCGCTACGGCGCTGCAAGGGCGGAAAACTGCAAACCAGGAAACGTCCATGCCTTAATTATCAGATGGGACAATGTCTGGCGCCTTGCTCCGGTCATGCCGATCAAAAATCATATATGGATAATGTGGCCAGGATAATTATGATCCTGGAAGGAAAAAATAAAGACCTTCTTGCTACTTTGGAGAGGCAGATGAAGCAGTACTCCGCCGCCTTCGATTTCGAGCGGGCTGCCAAAAAACGGGACCAGATAAGCGCCCTTTCCCGGACCCTAGAAAAGCAGGTGGTTTCCGCCGGTCATATTTGGGACCAGGACGTTTTCGGCTTCGTCAGGGAAGATGCTGCTGTGGCCATTGCGGTGTTGATAATCAGGGGCGGCCTGATCAGCGGCAGCAGAAGTTATTTTCTGGCGGACCCCTTCGGTGATGATCAGGCTATTGTATCCCAGGTACTCAACCAGTTCTATTTTCATGGCGACAATATTCCCAAAGAGATTATCCTGCCATTTGAGGTAGCGGATATGGAACTGCTCGCTGAACGCTTTACTGAGTTGAGACAGGCAAAGACGTCAATTATCATTCCCCAGAGAGGCGATAGAACCCATCTTCTCGGCATGGCGCAAACCAATGCCGCTCAACTTTTCGAAGAAAAAGAGAAAAAGGCACAATCCTGGAAATCTCTCTCTACATCACTTATCAAAAAGCTCAAGCTCGATACCGTTCCTGAATATATAGAGTGCCTCGATATTTCCAATCTAAGCGGCAAGGAGGCTGTCGGTTCTCTGGTCTGTTTTTATCAAGGAGGACCGGCCAAGGAAAGATACCGCCATTACAAAATACGCACGGTTGAAGGACCTGATGATTACGCCATGATGGCAGAGGTTTTGCACCGACGCTTCAGCCGGGCAATGGAGGAAGATAATTTCCCTCATCTGTTTATGGTGGATGGCGGCAAAGGCCAGCTCGGCATGGCCCTCAGAATTGCTCGGGAGCTGGGGATTGAACATCGACTCGACTGGCTCGGCATCGCCAAGGAAAAGGAATCGGAAGGCGAAAAACTGTATAAGCCGGGACGTAAAAATCCCATTCTGCTTGCTCCGCATGATCCCGTTCTTCTGCACCTCATGAGAATTCGCGACGAATCGCATCGCTTCGGCATTACCTTCCACCGCAAACTTCGCAATAAATCTACCCTGGCATCGGAACTCGACGACATCCCGGGTATTGGTCCGGCACGGAAGAAACAGCTGTTGAAAACCATGGGCAGCCTGAAAAAGATCAAACATGCAAGCCTTGAAGAACTAGGCACCGTCCCCGGCGTCGGCAAAGAACTGGCCGAAGAGATTTTTCAATTTTTCAGGCAATAG
- the thiC gene encoding phosphomethylpyrimidine synthase ThiC — protein MKTQIEVAKEGKISEQMSAVGEQEGIAAEDIRQRVADGHIVIPVHPHRPQQKIVGIGKGLRTKVNASIGTSSDIFDIDLEVRKAKIAEQEQADTLMELSTGGDLDLIRREILANCSLPVGNVPLYQAFAETAAKYGNPNKLEAEYLFELIERQLEDGISFMAIHCGINRYTIERLRNQGYRYGGLVSKGGTFMVSWMEYNNLENPLYEQFDRVCALMKKYDAVLSLGNGIRAGAIHDSHDRAQMAEMIINCEFAELGRDMGCQMMVEGPGHVPLDEIEGNIMLEKAMSGGAPYYVLGPLPADSGAGYDHITAAIGAASSAWHGADLICYITPAEHLALPNEDDVREGLRATRLAARIGDIAKYPERRHHEKKVALARRDTDWKEHFQLLMFPEKAEEVRRSRTPENTSTCTMCGDFCAMERGISLFKDDISLEKCRNVQD, from the coding sequence ATGAAAACACAGATCGAAGTGGCAAAAGAAGGCAAAATCAGCGAACAGATGAGCGCGGTCGGGGAACAGGAAGGTATTGCCGCAGAGGATATCAGGCAAAGAGTGGCAGATGGCCATATCGTCATTCCGGTGCATCCGCATAGACCGCAGCAGAAAATTGTAGGCATCGGCAAAGGCTTGCGCACTAAAGTCAATGCCTCCATCGGCACTTCATCGGATATCTTCGATATCGATCTTGAAGTGCGAAAAGCGAAAATTGCGGAACAGGAGCAGGCTGACACCCTGATGGAGCTCTCGACCGGTGGAGATCTCGATTTAATACGCCGGGAGATTCTCGCAAATTGCTCACTCCCAGTAGGAAATGTTCCACTCTATCAGGCCTTTGCCGAAACCGCGGCAAAATACGGCAACCCCAATAAACTGGAGGCCGAATATCTTTTTGAGCTGATTGAGCGGCAGCTTGAGGACGGCATCTCCTTTATGGCAATTCATTGCGGTATCAATAGATATACCATCGAAAGGCTACGCAACCAGGGCTATCGCTATGGCGGTCTGGTCTCCAAGGGCGGCACCTTCATGGTCTCCTGGATGGAATACAATAACCTTGAAAATCCCCTGTATGAGCAGTTTGACAGGGTGTGTGCATTGATGAAAAAATATGACGCAGTGCTTTCCCTGGGCAACGGTATCCGCGCCGGAGCAATCCACGACAGCCATGACCGGGCGCAGATGGCGGAAATGATCATAAACTGCGAATTTGCCGAACTCGGCAGGGATATGGGTTGCCAGATGATGGTGGAAGGACCCGGTCATGTGCCGCTCGACGAAATTGAAGGCAATATAATGCTGGAGAAGGCCATGAGCGGCGGGGCGCCTTATTATGTCCTGGGGCCATTGCCTGCCGATTCCGGAGCCGGTTATGATCATATTACCGCGGCCATTGGTGCGGCAAGCTCAGCCTGGCATGGGGCCGACCTGATTTGCTACATAACGCCTGCCGAGCATCTCGCCCTGCCTAATGAAGACGATGTCCGGGAAGGGTTGCGGGCTACCCGTCTTGCTGCGCGCATCGGCGATATCGCCAAATATCCGGAGAGGCGCCACCATGAAAAAAAAGTGGCCCTGGCCCGGCGTGATACCGACTGGAAGGAGCATTTTCAGCTGCTGATGTTTCCGGAAAAAGCCGAAGAGGTAAGGCGCAGCAGGACTCCGGAAAATACCAGCACATGTACTATGTGCGGGGATTTTTGTGCAATGGAGAGAGGCATATCGCTCTTCAAGGATGATATCAGTTTAGAAAAGTGTCGTAACGTTCAGGACTGA
- a CDS encoding ABC transporter ATP-binding protein: protein MNTLLKIEKLCTWFEQESSSKSPSYTQILTDISFSIARSETVALVGESGSGKTVTALSILRLIEQISSVKQTGSIFLENKDIFSFEYEELRKLRGNTVAMIFQEPMTSLNPLYSVGNQLIEPLMLHRAMNTDEALREAARLLDRTGIPNPEERLRSFPHQLSGGQRQRVMIAMAIACRPKLLIADEPTTALDVTVQAQILELLKDLQDEFNMAILLITHNLPLVQKVADTVHIMKDGRIIENGTTREIFDAPKHDYTIKLLQSIPSSKPDPKPFSSPLVTTQGLNCHFTLKGRRRRLFSKDVTIIKAVDNVNLSIAAGSTCGIVGESGSGKTTLGMAILRLTRSTGKIQFNGHRLDSLQNRQLRPLRKQMQIVFQDPFSSLSPRLTVEDIVAEGLKVHSPEISAVNRRTAVMEILEEVGLEAEMALRYPHEFSGGQRQRIAIARSVILRPQFLVLDEPTSALDMTIQAQIIKLLQGLQDKYNMTYLFISHDLRVVRALADQVVVMQHGNIVEAGPAAEVFSAPRQEYTKKLFNAALA from the coding sequence ATGAATACTTTGCTGAAGATAGAAAAACTCTGTACCTGGTTTGAACAGGAATCATCGTCAAAATCACCAAGCTACACTCAGATTCTGACCGATATTTCCTTTTCCATCGCCAGATCTGAAACGGTGGCTCTGGTAGGTGAATCCGGTTCAGGAAAAACCGTGACCGCCCTCTCTATTCTCCGCCTGATCGAGCAGATAAGCTCGGTGAAGCAGACAGGCTCCATCTTCCTGGAAAATAAAGATATTTTCAGTTTCGAATACGAAGAACTCAGGAAATTGCGCGGCAATACCGTTGCCATGATCTTTCAGGAGCCGATGACTTCCCTCAATCCTCTTTATTCCGTCGGTAATCAGCTTATAGAACCGCTGATGCTGCACAGGGCCATGAATACCGATGAGGCTCTGCGTGAAGCCGCCCGCCTGCTGGACAGAACAGGTATACCAAACCCTGAAGAGAGACTGCGCTCATTTCCGCATCAGCTTTCCGGTGGCCAGCGCCAAAGGGTTATGATCGCCATGGCCATAGCCTGTAGGCCGAAGCTGCTCATTGCCGACGAGCCCACAACCGCTCTGGATGTGACCGTGCAGGCTCAGATACTTGAGCTGCTCAAGGATCTTCAGGATGAATTCAATATGGCAATTCTCCTCATCACCCATAATCTCCCTCTGGTGCAGAAGGTTGCCGATACCGTTCATATAATGAAAGATGGCAGGATCATAGAAAATGGAACAACCAGAGAGATTTTCGACGCACCGAAACATGACTACACCATAAAGCTGCTGCAATCCATTCCCTCATCCAAACCCGACCCTAAACCATTCAGTTCTCCGCTTGTCACTACCCAGGGGCTCAACTGTCACTTTACCCTCAAAGGCAGGCGAAGAAGATTATTTTCAAAAGATGTAACGATCATCAAAGCTGTCGATAATGTTAATCTGAGTATTGCCGCGGGCTCCACCTGCGGTATTGTCGGCGAATCCGGTTCGGGAAAAACCACCCTGGGTATGGCCATACTCAGGCTGACGCGCAGCACGGGAAAGATCCAATTCAACGGGCACCGGCTTGACAGTCTGCAGAACCGGCAACTGCGCCCATTGAGGAAACAGATGCAGATTGTCTTTCAGGATCCCTTTTCATCACTTTCGCCGCGATTGACTGTCGAGGATATTGTCGCCGAGGGACTCAAAGTCCATTCACCGGAGATATCCGCCGTCAACCGGCGGACCGCCGTCATGGAAATACTTGAAGAAGTGGGGCTGGAAGCGGAGATGGCCCTGCGCTATCCCCACGAATTCTCCGGGGGGCAGCGCCAGCGCATCGCCATCGCCAGATCGGTTATCCTCCGTCCCCAATTTCTTGTCCTCGATGAACCAACCTCAGCTCTGGACATGACGATCCAGGCGCAAATAATCAAATTACTGCAAGGCCTGCAGGATAAATACAACATGACGTATCTTTTTATTTCACATGATCTCAGAGTAGTTCGAGCTCTTGCCGATCAGGTGGTGGTCATGCAGCATGGCAATATTGTCGAGGCAGGTCCTGCCGCGGAAGTTTTTTCCGCTCCCCGGCAGGAGTATACCAAAAAGCTGTTCAATGCCGCCCTGGCCTGA
- a CDS encoding acylphosphatase encodes MKTVHARIKGRVQGVFFRDYTRRKAEKLSLKGWVRNEPDGTVGAVFQGSESDIEKMIEWLDEGSPQANVTGVQVQECYDGHRYKDFQVH; translated from the coding sequence ATGAAAACAGTACATGCGCGCATAAAAGGACGTGTACAGGGAGTTTTTTTCCGTGACTATACCAGGCGGAAAGCCGAAAAACTGTCCCTCAAGGGCTGGGTCAGAAATGAGCCGGACGGCACTGTGGGGGCGGTTTTCCAGGGAAGCGAAAGTGATATTGAAAAGATGATCGAGTGGCTCGACGAAGGCTCGCCTCAGGCAAATGTAACCGGTGTACAGGTTCAGGAGTGCTATGATGGCCACCGGTATAAGGATTTCCAGGTTCACTGA
- a CDS encoding MoaD/ThiS family protein — protein MKVEVKLFAFFRENRFKVKVFEFDQPVSVLQVINQLDINPDEVGVTMINNRHCRHETMLHENDSLGIFPLIGGG, from the coding sequence ATGAAGGTTGAAGTAAAACTTTTTGCCTTTTTCCGGGAGAACCGTTTTAAAGTAAAGGTGTTCGAATTTGACCAGCCGGTCTCGGTGCTGCAAGTGATCAACCAGCTGGACATCAACCCGGATGAAGTAGGCGTCACTATGATCAATAATCGCCACTGCCGGCATGAGACGATGTTGCATGAAAATGACTCTCTGGGCATCTTTCCCTTGATCGGTGGCGGCTGA